From the genome of Candidatus Deferrimicrobium borealis:
CAAGCTTTCTCCAGCGCTCTACTTGATCGCCATACCATCTGCGTTTTTACGCCAGTGGATTGCCGGAGCGATATATGTTTTGGTCGCTTTGATATGGTTGGTGCCGGACAAAAGAATTGAACGTGTGTTGTCCGATTCGCGGAAATAATAATGAAGAAAATAATAAACCGCATAGGCATCAGTCCATATTTTCTGAACTATTACAGAATGGAATTATAATTAAAATGATATCGAGGTGCTCATGGCATATGTATATTTACTAATAGCGATAATCGCAGAAGTTGTAGGGACCTCCGCATTGAAAGCTTCAGATGGGTTTACTAAGTGGATTCCGAACGTTATCGTTGCGATTGGATATGGATCGGCATTTTACTTCCTCAGTTTGGTGCTAAGAAGCATTCCTGTGGGTGTGACATATGCGATTTGGTCTGGGCTAGGAATAGTATTAATATCACTTGTTGGTTATGTATATTTCAAGCAACCGCTGGATCTTCCCGCAATTGCTGGTATGGTATTAATAATTTCTGGAGTTATTGTAATCAATCTATTTTCGAAAACAATACGTCATTGATCGCATTCGTATTTCTATAGTGACGGATAATGCAATGTTAATTGTTGGGTGTGCAGGCTATAAAACCCGCTGAAGCTGACGGATCACTTGGCGAACTTCCTGAGGGCCTGCAGATCGGCCGGAGCGTTAACCAAATAAATTTGGAGGAAGACTATATGAGAGAAAAAATATACGGCAAACGGATATCACAAGGTTCGTATTTCGCGAGAATGAAAAATAAGGCTGCAGAATATATAAACAACCCGGATAAATTGAACCAATTGATTGATAATGCCAAAAACAAGGCGGAATCCAAAAAGCAAGGTCCTTTAAAAGAGGTTTTCGACTCATTAATGGCGTTATTTCGATTGGTTCGCGCTTATGTCAAGCGAGAGTATCTTGAGGTTCCGTGGCAAAGCTTGCTTCTGATTGTGGCAACGATCTTATATTTCCTCCTTCCAACGGACGTAATACCGGATTGGATAGTAGGTCTCGGGTATATTGACGATGCGGCGCTCATCGGATGGACAATGAACACAGTGAAATCGGACATTGATGGATTTCGGGAGTGGGAATCCAGAA
Proteins encoded in this window:
- a CDS encoding DUF1232 domain-containing protein; amino-acid sequence: MQAIKPAEADGSLGELPEGLQIGRSVNQINLEEDYMREKIYGKRISQGSYFARMKNKAAEYINNPDKLNQLIDNAKNKAESKKQGPLKEVFDSLMALFRLVRAYVKREYLEVPWQSLLLIVATILYFLLPTDVIPDWIVGLGYIDDAALIGWTMNTVKSDIDGFREWESRKSDG
- a CDS encoding multidrug efflux SMR transporter: MAYVYLLIAIIAEVVGTSALKASDGFTKWIPNVIVAIGYGSAFYFLSLVLRSIPVGVTYAIWSGLGIVLISLVGYVYFKQPLDLPAIAGMVLIISGVIVINLFSKTIRH